One window from the genome of Rutidosis leptorrhynchoides isolate AG116_Rl617_1_P2 unplaced genomic scaffold, CSIRO_AGI_Rlap_v1 contig218, whole genome shotgun sequence encodes:
- the LOC139882002 gene encoding uncharacterized protein produces the protein MYLCASRPDLACTVKMMSCYNVNPSKQYDVYVRRIVRYVKYSLELGIWFERGESSELMTFSDASYANVNLAAKQAEWIKKILTDIGELKQKKVTIYCDSSAAISMADVTTR, from the exons ATGTACCTATGTGCTTCTAGGCCAGACTTAGCTTGTACAGTCAAGATGATGTCCTGTTACAATGTTAATCCATCTAAACAATATGATGTGTATGTAAGAAGAATTGTCAGATATGTGAAGTATAGTTTAGAGCTTGGAATTTGGTTTGAAAGGGGAGAAAGTAGTGAATTGATGACCTTCAGTGATGCCAGTTATGCCAATG TCAACTTGGCAGCAAAGCAAGCAGAGTGGATTAAGAAGATTCTCACAGACATTGGTGAACTGAAGCAGAAGAAAGTCACCATATATTGTGATTCTAGTGCAGCAATTTCCATGGCTGATGTAACGACTCGATAA
- the LOC139881999 gene encoding protein PLASTID MOVEMENT IMPAIRED 1-like, with amino-acid sequence MASNDGKNSSTQLLEELEALSQSMYQTHTSSTNRRTASLVLPRSSVTSTVSTDAPKDEGAARSQSRPRSRRMSLSPFRGRPKLDDGNENKEEQKQQQNVKKLEDKAAAEKKGIWNWKPLRALTHVGMQKLSCLFSVEVVTAQGLPASMNGLRLSICVRKKETKDGAVHTMPSRVVQGAADFEETLFLKCHVYCTPSAGGKQLKFEPRPFLIYLYAVDAEELDFGRSSVDLINLIQESVEKNAEGTRVRQWDTSFDLSGKAKGGELVLKLGFQIMEKEGGIDIYSTQPDQGIKSSSGKLKSLSSAFARKQSKTSFSVPSPRMTTRNEFWTPSRSATAPPDHLQGIDELNLDEEAAPVASSDQKLKEEESKAEDDILDFEVEDKGVEIQDETEDKGEEEEKSEDTVEVKSESSEVVKEVVHDPIHLKRLSELDSIAQQLKALESMMGDEKFSRIEEEDSESQKLDEDEETVTMEFLQMLENEETKKAKLNYTEIPHLHLEGSKEDNSKVYLPDLGKGLGCVVQTKNGGCLVSMNPLDTLMEKKDTPRLAMQISKPVVLTSKESVNGFELFQRMATVGFEDLSSQILSLMPMDELMGKTAEQIAFEGMASAIIQGRNKEGASSTAARTVAAVKTMGIAASTGRKERISTGIWNVEENPLTVEEILACSLQKIETMAVEALKIQADVAEEDAPFDVSPKDDEHDNPLAKVVPLEDWIKSYNPVDKSAITLAVVVQLRDPLRRYEAVGGPMIALVQATHADFNSSKHDEDKMYKVASLHVGGLKVRTGRNRNAWDNEKQRLTAIQWLVAYGIGKAPKKGKQVFVKGQDLLWSTSSRIVADMWLKATRNPDVKFAM; translated from the coding sequence ATGGCAAGTAATGATGGGAAGAATTCCAGCACTCAGTTGTTGGAAGAGCTTGAAGCACTCAGCCAATCCATGTACCAAACACATACTTCTTCCACAAACCGAAGAACTGCCTCTCTCGTGCTTCCTCGATCTTCTGTCACCTCTACTGTATCCACTGATGCTCCAAAAGATGAAGGAGCTGCCAGATCACAGAGTAGACCTCGGTCAAGACGTATGTCATTGTCTCCATTCCGTGGCAGGCCGAAACTCGACGATGGAAACGAGAACAAGGAAGAACAGAAGCAACAACAAAATGTTAAGAAGCTGGAGGACAAGGCGGCGGCCGAAAAGAAAGGGATTTGGAATTGGAAGCCACTTCGAGCACTTACACATGTCGGAATGCAGAAACTCAGCTGTTTGTTCTCTGTTGAAGTGGTAACTGCCCAAGGCCTTCCTGCTTCCATGAACGGACTTCGGCTTTCTATTTGTGTTCGGAAGAAAGAAACCAAAGATGGAGCCGTCCATACTATGCCGTCACGGGTAGTACAGGGAGCGGCCGATTTCGAAGAGACATTATTTCTAAAGTGCCATGTTTACTGCACTCCTTCAGCAGGAGGAAAGCAGCTAAAGTTCGAGCCTAGACCCTTTTTGATTTACTTGTATGCTGTGGACGCAGAAGAGCTCGACTTCGGTAGAAGTTCCGTGGATTTGATCAATCTTATTCAGGAATCCGTTGAGAAAAATGCCGAAGGCACTCGAGTTCGGCAATGGGACACGAGTTTCGATCTGTCTGGAAAGGCCAAAGGAGGAGAACTTGTTCTGAAATTGGGGTTTCAGATCATGGAGAAAGAGGGAGGGATCGATATATATAGTACTCAACCTGATCAAGGGATTAAATCGAGTTCTGGTAAACTGAAATCTTTATCTTCAGCTTTCGCACGAAAGCAATCAAAAACGTCTTTTAGTGTCCCAAGTCCAAGAATGACAACCCGAAATGAGTTCTGGACTCCGTCGAGGTCAGCAACAGCACCACCGGATCATCTTCAAGGGATTGACGAGTTGAACCTTGATGAAGAAGCTGCCCCAGTAGCTTCCTCTGATCAAAAGTTAAAGGAAGAAGAGTCCAAGGCAGAGGATGATATCCTAGACTTTGAAGTTGAAGATAAAGGAGTTGAAATTCAAGATGAAACGGAGGataaaggagaagaagaagaaaaatcagaaGATACAGTTGAGGTTAAGTCAGAATCAAGTGAGGTTGTCAAGGAAGTTGTTCACGACCCGATTCATTTGAAAAGATTATCAGAGCTCGATTCTATTGCCCAGCAATTAAAAGCACTAGAGTCCATGATGGGAGATGAAAAATTCTCTAGAATAGAGGAGGAAGACTCTGAGTCACAAAAACTGGATGAGGATGAAGAAACTGTAACAATGGAATTCCTCCAAATGCTGGAGAATGAAGAAACCAAGAAAGCAAAACTCAACTACACAGAGATCCCCCATCTTCATCTTGAGGGTTCGAAAGAAGATAATTCTAAGGTTTATCTTCCTGATCTTGGAAAAGGATTAGGCTGTGTGGTCCAAACAAAGAATGGGGGTTGCTTAGTTTCCATGAATCCATTGGATACTTTAATGGAAAAGAAAGATACTCCCAGGCTAGCAATGCAGATATCGAAACCAGTAGTTCTTACATCGAAGGAATCCGTGAATGGCTTTGAGTTATTTCAGAGGATGGCAACGGTTGGATTTGAGGATCTAAGCTCTCAGATTCTGTCTCTCATGCCCATGGATGAACTTATGGGAAAAACTGCAGAACAGATAGCTTTCGAAGGCATGGCTTCTGCTATTATCCAAGGAAGAAACAAAGAAGGTGCCAGTTCAACTGCTGCACGTACCGTTGCTGCCGTTAAAACGATGGGGATAGCGGCGAGTACTGGAAGGAAAGAGAGAATTTCGACGGGAATTTGGAACGTTGAAGAAAATCCATTGACTGTTGAAGAGATTTTAGCTTGCTCATTACAAAAGATAGAGACAATGGCAGTTGAAGCCTTGAAAATTCAGGCAGATGTGGCGGAGGAAGACGCTCCGTTTGATGTTTCCCCAAAGGATGACGAGCATGATAATCCTTTGGCTAAGGTTGTTCCACTTGAGGATTGGATCAAAAGCTACAACCCAGTGGACAAATCGGCAATTACGCTGGCAGTAGTCGTCCAGCTACGTGACCCACTACGGCGATACGAAGCAGTTGGAGGCCCTATGATTGCTCTTGTACAAGCAACGCATGCCGACTTTAATTCCAGCAAGCATGATGAAGATAAAATGTATAAGGTTGCGAGTTTGCATGTCGGAGGCTTGAAAGTACGAACAGGAAGAAATAGAAATGCTTGGGATAATGAGAAGCAAAGACTTACCGCTATACAGTGGCTGGTCGCATATGGTATTGGAAAGGCGCCTAAAAAGGGAAAACAAGTGTTCGTAAAAGGGCAAGATTTACTGTGGAGTACCTCCTCGCGAATTGTAGCCGACATGTGGCTTAAAGCAACAAGAAATCCGGATGTGAAGTTTGCAATGTAG